The Parus major isolate Abel chromosome 24, Parus_major1.1, whole genome shotgun sequence genome contains a region encoding:
- the ST3GAL4 gene encoding CMP-N-acetylneuraminate-beta-galactosamide-alpha-2,3-sialyltransferase 4 isoform X3 produces the protein MLLAAPMVKLGGKTLLQVTSHDESSGPRLIPFLLIKMINKSRGKILGVLALFLVMVWYSIYREDSFYFPVQENNKTTCPLGEVEKKAVQLIGNYTRDHPLFLQLKDYFWVKTPSLYELPYGTKGSEDVLLRLLSITHYSLPESIQSLKCRRCAVVGNGHRLRNSSMGDTINTYDVVIRLNNAPVHGYEQDVGSKTTMRLFYPESAHFDPRTENNPDTLLVLVPFKPMDFQWMEAILNDKRRVRKGFWKQPPLIWEANPEQVRILNPYYMEVTAAKLLNLPMKQPRKVKQKPTTGLLAITLALHFCDLVHIAGFGYPDSANKKQTIHYYEQITLKSMAASEHNVSHEAVAIKRMLELGLVKNLTYF, from the exons atgctgctggcagctcccatGGTGAAACTGGGAGGCAAAACCCTGCTCCAG gtgaccAGCCACGATGAGAGCTCCGGCCCTCGCCTGATCCCTTTCCTGCTGATAAAAATGATCAACAAGTCTC GAGGGAAGATACTCGGGGTGCTGGCGCTGTTTCTGGTGATGGTTTGGTACTCGATCTACCGGGAAGACAG cttttatttccctgtgcAAGAAAACAACAAGACAACGTGTCCCCTTGGGGAGGTGGAAAAGAAAGCGGTGCAGCTCATTGGGAA CTACACAAGGGACCACCCACTGTTCTTGCAGCTGAAGGACTATTTTTGGGTGAAGACGCCGTCGCTCTATGAGCTGCCCTACGGCACCAAGGGAAGTG AAGACGTCCTCCTGCGCCTGCTGTCCATCACCCACTACTCCCTGCCTGAGAGCATCCAGAG CCTGAAGTGCCGGAGGTGTGCCGTGGTGGGCAACGGCCACCGGCTCCGCAACAGCTCCATGGGGGACACCATCAACACCTACGACGTCGTGATCAG GCTGAACAACGCCCCGGTCCATGGTTATGAGCAGGACGTGGGCTCCAAGACCACCATGCGCCTCTTCTACCCGGAGTCGGCCCACTTTGACCCCCGGACCGAGAACAACCCCGACACGCTGCTGGTGCTCGTGCCCTTCAAGCCCATGGACTTCCAGTGGATGGAGGCCATCCTTAACGACAAGAGGAGG GTTCGGAAAGGGTTTTGGAAACAGCCCCCGTTGATCTGGGAGGCCAACCCGGAGCAAGTGCGCATCCTCAATCCCTACTACATGGAAGTAACTGCTGCTAAACTGCTCAACCTCCCCATGAAGCAACCACGGAAGGTCAAACAG AAGCCCACCACGGGGCTGCTGGCCATCACCTTGGCACTGCACTTCTGTGACCTGGTGCACATTGCGGGCTTTGGCTACCCCGATTCGGCCAACAAGAAGCAAACCATCCACTACTACGAACAGATCACGCTCAAGTCCATGGCT GCATCGGAGCACAACGTGTCACACGAGGCCGTGGCCATCAAGCggatgctggagctgggacTTGTCAAGAACCTCACCTACTTCTGA
- the ST3GAL4 gene encoding CMP-N-acetylneuraminate-beta-galactosamide-alpha-2,3-sialyltransferase 4 isoform X2, translating to MLLAAPMVKLGGKTLLQVTSHDESSGPRLIPFLLIKMINKSRGKILGVLALFLVMVWYSIYREDRYIQLFYFPVQENNKTTCPLGEVEKKAVQLIGNYTRDHPLFLQLKDYFWVKTPSLYELPYGTKGSEDVLLRLLSITHYSLPESIQSLKCRRCAVVGNGHRLRNSSMGDTINTYDVVIRLNNAPVHGYEQDVGSKTTMRLFYPESAHFDPRTENNPDTLLVLVPFKPMDFQWMEAILNDKRRVRKGFWKQPPLIWEANPEQVRILNPYYMEVTAAKLLNLPMKQPRKVKQKPTTGLLAITLALHFCDLVHIAGFGYPDSANKKQTIHYYEQITLKSMAASEHNVSHEAVAIKRMLELGLVKNLTYF from the exons atgctgctggcagctcccatGGTGAAACTGGGAGGCAAAACCCTGCTCCAG gtgaccAGCCACGATGAGAGCTCCGGCCCTCGCCTGATCCCTTTCCTGCTGATAAAAATGATCAACAAGTCTC GAGGGAAGATACTCGGGGTGCTGGCGCTGTTTCTGGTGATGGTTTGGTACTCGATCTACCGGGAAGACAGGTACATACAGCT cttttatttccctgtgcAAGAAAACAACAAGACAACGTGTCCCCTTGGGGAGGTGGAAAAGAAAGCGGTGCAGCTCATTGGGAA CTACACAAGGGACCACCCACTGTTCTTGCAGCTGAAGGACTATTTTTGGGTGAAGACGCCGTCGCTCTATGAGCTGCCCTACGGCACCAAGGGAAGTG AAGACGTCCTCCTGCGCCTGCTGTCCATCACCCACTACTCCCTGCCTGAGAGCATCCAGAG CCTGAAGTGCCGGAGGTGTGCCGTGGTGGGCAACGGCCACCGGCTCCGCAACAGCTCCATGGGGGACACCATCAACACCTACGACGTCGTGATCAG GCTGAACAACGCCCCGGTCCATGGTTATGAGCAGGACGTGGGCTCCAAGACCACCATGCGCCTCTTCTACCCGGAGTCGGCCCACTTTGACCCCCGGACCGAGAACAACCCCGACACGCTGCTGGTGCTCGTGCCCTTCAAGCCCATGGACTTCCAGTGGATGGAGGCCATCCTTAACGACAAGAGGAGG GTTCGGAAAGGGTTTTGGAAACAGCCCCCGTTGATCTGGGAGGCCAACCCGGAGCAAGTGCGCATCCTCAATCCCTACTACATGGAAGTAACTGCTGCTAAACTGCTCAACCTCCCCATGAAGCAACCACGGAAGGTCAAACAG AAGCCCACCACGGGGCTGCTGGCCATCACCTTGGCACTGCACTTCTGTGACCTGGTGCACATTGCGGGCTTTGGCTACCCCGATTCGGCCAACAAGAAGCAAACCATCCACTACTACGAACAGATCACGCTCAAGTCCATGGCT GCATCGGAGCACAACGTGTCACACGAGGCCGTGGCCATCAAGCggatgctggagctgggacTTGTCAAGAACCTCACCTACTTCTGA
- the ST3GAL4 gene encoding CMP-N-acetylneuraminate-beta-galactosamide-alpha-2,3-sialyltransferase 4 isoform X1 — MLLAAPMVKLGGKTLLQVTSHDESSGPRLIPFLLIKMINKSRGKILGVLALFLVMVWYSIYREDRYIQLFYFPVQENNKTTCPLGEVEKKAVQLIGNYTRDHPLFLQLKDYFWVKTPSLYELPYGTKGSEDVLLRLLSITHYSLPESIQSLKCRRCAVVGNGHRLRNSSMGDTINTYDVVIRLNNAPVHGYEQDVGSKTTMRLFYPESAHFDPRTENNPDTLLVLVPFKPMDFQWMEAILNDKRRVRKGFWKQPPLIWEANPEQVRILNPYYMEVTAAKLLNLPMKQPRKVKQKPTTGLLAITLALHFCDLVHIAGFGYPDSANKKQTIHYYEQITLKSMAVSLHPTVLSLFPPFFLQDGGWQPRRAVPGC; from the exons atgctgctggcagctcccatGGTGAAACTGGGAGGCAAAACCCTGCTCCAG gtgaccAGCCACGATGAGAGCTCCGGCCCTCGCCTGATCCCTTTCCTGCTGATAAAAATGATCAACAAGTCTC GAGGGAAGATACTCGGGGTGCTGGCGCTGTTTCTGGTGATGGTTTGGTACTCGATCTACCGGGAAGACAGGTACATACAGCT cttttatttccctgtgcAAGAAAACAACAAGACAACGTGTCCCCTTGGGGAGGTGGAAAAGAAAGCGGTGCAGCTCATTGGGAA CTACACAAGGGACCACCCACTGTTCTTGCAGCTGAAGGACTATTTTTGGGTGAAGACGCCGTCGCTCTATGAGCTGCCCTACGGCACCAAGGGAAGTG AAGACGTCCTCCTGCGCCTGCTGTCCATCACCCACTACTCCCTGCCTGAGAGCATCCAGAG CCTGAAGTGCCGGAGGTGTGCCGTGGTGGGCAACGGCCACCGGCTCCGCAACAGCTCCATGGGGGACACCATCAACACCTACGACGTCGTGATCAG GCTGAACAACGCCCCGGTCCATGGTTATGAGCAGGACGTGGGCTCCAAGACCACCATGCGCCTCTTCTACCCGGAGTCGGCCCACTTTGACCCCCGGACCGAGAACAACCCCGACACGCTGCTGGTGCTCGTGCCCTTCAAGCCCATGGACTTCCAGTGGATGGAGGCCATCCTTAACGACAAGAGGAGG GTTCGGAAAGGGTTTTGGAAACAGCCCCCGTTGATCTGGGAGGCCAACCCGGAGCAAGTGCGCATCCTCAATCCCTACTACATGGAAGTAACTGCTGCTAAACTGCTCAACCTCCCCATGAAGCAACCACGGAAGGTCAAACAG AAGCCCACCACGGGGCTGCTGGCCATCACCTTGGCACTGCACTTCTGTGACCTGGTGCACATTGCGGGCTTTGGCTACCCCGATTCGGCCAACAAGAAGCAAACCATCCACTACTACGAACAGATCACGCTCAAGTCCATGGCTGTAAGTCTTCACCCCACAGTTTTGTCCCTGTTCCCCCCATTTTTTCTCCAGGATGGGGGATGGCAGCCcaggagagcagtgccaggatGCTGA
- the ST3GAL4 gene encoding CMP-N-acetylneuraminate-beta-galactosamide-alpha-2,3-sialyltransferase 4 isoform X4, with protein MGAHKALEVPQVTSHDESSGPRLIPFLLIKMINKSRGKILGVLALFLVMVWYSIYREDRYIQLFYFPVQENNKTTCPLGEVEKKAVQLIGNYTRDHPLFLQLKDYFWVKTPSLYELPYGTKGSEDVLLRLLSITHYSLPESIQSLKCRRCAVVGNGHRLRNSSMGDTINTYDVVIRLNNAPVHGYEQDVGSKTTMRLFYPESAHFDPRTENNPDTLLVLVPFKPMDFQWMEAILNDKRRVRKGFWKQPPLIWEANPEQVRILNPYYMEVTAAKLLNLPMKQPRKVKQKPTTGLLAITLALHFCDLVHIAGFGYPDSANKKQTIHYYEQITLKSMAVSLHPTVLSLFPPFFLQDGGWQPRRAVPGC; from the exons atgggagcaCACAAGGCGCTGGAGGTTCCCCAA gtgaccAGCCACGATGAGAGCTCCGGCCCTCGCCTGATCCCTTTCCTGCTGATAAAAATGATCAACAAGTCTC GAGGGAAGATACTCGGGGTGCTGGCGCTGTTTCTGGTGATGGTTTGGTACTCGATCTACCGGGAAGACAGGTACATACAGCT cttttatttccctgtgcAAGAAAACAACAAGACAACGTGTCCCCTTGGGGAGGTGGAAAAGAAAGCGGTGCAGCTCATTGGGAA CTACACAAGGGACCACCCACTGTTCTTGCAGCTGAAGGACTATTTTTGGGTGAAGACGCCGTCGCTCTATGAGCTGCCCTACGGCACCAAGGGAAGTG AAGACGTCCTCCTGCGCCTGCTGTCCATCACCCACTACTCCCTGCCTGAGAGCATCCAGAG CCTGAAGTGCCGGAGGTGTGCCGTGGTGGGCAACGGCCACCGGCTCCGCAACAGCTCCATGGGGGACACCATCAACACCTACGACGTCGTGATCAG GCTGAACAACGCCCCGGTCCATGGTTATGAGCAGGACGTGGGCTCCAAGACCACCATGCGCCTCTTCTACCCGGAGTCGGCCCACTTTGACCCCCGGACCGAGAACAACCCCGACACGCTGCTGGTGCTCGTGCCCTTCAAGCCCATGGACTTCCAGTGGATGGAGGCCATCCTTAACGACAAGAGGAGG GTTCGGAAAGGGTTTTGGAAACAGCCCCCGTTGATCTGGGAGGCCAACCCGGAGCAAGTGCGCATCCTCAATCCCTACTACATGGAAGTAACTGCTGCTAAACTGCTCAACCTCCCCATGAAGCAACCACGGAAGGTCAAACAG AAGCCCACCACGGGGCTGCTGGCCATCACCTTGGCACTGCACTTCTGTGACCTGGTGCACATTGCGGGCTTTGGCTACCCCGATTCGGCCAACAAGAAGCAAACCATCCACTACTACGAACAGATCACGCTCAAGTCCATGGCTGTAAGTCTTCACCCCACAGTTTTGTCCCTGTTCCCCCCATTTTTTCTCCAGGATGGGGGATGGCAGCCcaggagagcagtgccaggatGCTGA
- the ST3GAL4 gene encoding CMP-N-acetylneuraminate-beta-galactosamide-alpha-2,3-sialyltransferase 4 isoform X5 — MINKSRGKILGVLALFLVMVWYSIYREDRYIQLFYFPVQENNKTTCPLGEVEKKAVQLIGNYTRDHPLFLQLKDYFWVKTPSLYELPYGTKGSEDVLLRLLSITHYSLPESIQSLKCRRCAVVGNGHRLRNSSMGDTINTYDVVIRLNNAPVHGYEQDVGSKTTMRLFYPESAHFDPRTENNPDTLLVLVPFKPMDFQWMEAILNDKRRVRKGFWKQPPLIWEANPEQVRILNPYYMEVTAAKLLNLPMKQPRKVKQKPTTGLLAITLALHFCDLVHIAGFGYPDSANKKQTIHYYEQITLKSMAVSLHPTVLSLFPPFFLQDGGWQPRRAVPGC; from the exons ATGATCAACAAGTCTC GAGGGAAGATACTCGGGGTGCTGGCGCTGTTTCTGGTGATGGTTTGGTACTCGATCTACCGGGAAGACAGGTACATACAGCT cttttatttccctgtgcAAGAAAACAACAAGACAACGTGTCCCCTTGGGGAGGTGGAAAAGAAAGCGGTGCAGCTCATTGGGAA CTACACAAGGGACCACCCACTGTTCTTGCAGCTGAAGGACTATTTTTGGGTGAAGACGCCGTCGCTCTATGAGCTGCCCTACGGCACCAAGGGAAGTG AAGACGTCCTCCTGCGCCTGCTGTCCATCACCCACTACTCCCTGCCTGAGAGCATCCAGAG CCTGAAGTGCCGGAGGTGTGCCGTGGTGGGCAACGGCCACCGGCTCCGCAACAGCTCCATGGGGGACACCATCAACACCTACGACGTCGTGATCAG GCTGAACAACGCCCCGGTCCATGGTTATGAGCAGGACGTGGGCTCCAAGACCACCATGCGCCTCTTCTACCCGGAGTCGGCCCACTTTGACCCCCGGACCGAGAACAACCCCGACACGCTGCTGGTGCTCGTGCCCTTCAAGCCCATGGACTTCCAGTGGATGGAGGCCATCCTTAACGACAAGAGGAGG GTTCGGAAAGGGTTTTGGAAACAGCCCCCGTTGATCTGGGAGGCCAACCCGGAGCAAGTGCGCATCCTCAATCCCTACTACATGGAAGTAACTGCTGCTAAACTGCTCAACCTCCCCATGAAGCAACCACGGAAGGTCAAACAG AAGCCCACCACGGGGCTGCTGGCCATCACCTTGGCACTGCACTTCTGTGACCTGGTGCACATTGCGGGCTTTGGCTACCCCGATTCGGCCAACAAGAAGCAAACCATCCACTACTACGAACAGATCACGCTCAAGTCCATGGCTGTAAGTCTTCACCCCACAGTTTTGTCCCTGTTCCCCCCATTTTTTCTCCAGGATGGGGGATGGCAGCCcaggagagcagtgccaggatGCTGA